AACATACAAATATTATCAAAACAAAGTAAATGCTATAGATGAAGTTGCTTTAAAACAATAAAAGCAACACTTATATCAAAATACTAAATTTCAAATCATAAGCGAGAATGATTAAAATAAAAAAATATGGAGCAATCGATATTGGATCAAATGCCATGCGATTGCTGATTTCCAATGTTGTAGAACAAGAGGGGAAGGAACCTCAATTTAATAAAAGTTCCCTAGTACGTGTGCCAATTCGTTTAGGTCAAGATGCCTTTACAGTTGGAGAAATATCTCAAGAAAATATCGAAAGAATGTGCGATGCAATGAAAGCATTTAATCTTTTGATGAAAGTACATAAAGTGGAGCATTATAGAGCATTTGCAACATCTGCAATGAGAGAAGCCTATAATGGAAAAGAAGTGGTAGAAATAATCAAGAAAAAGGCAGATATAAAGATTGAAATTATTGACGGTAAAAAAGAAGCAGCTATTATAGCTTCAACAGATTTACATCATTTGTTAAAAACAGATCAAACCTATCTTTTTGTAGATGTTGGAGGTGGTAGTACTGAATTTACTTTATTTTCTAATGGTAAAATGGTTACTTCGAGGTCATTTAAAGCTGGAACAGTACGATTGTTAAATGGTATGGTTTGCGATGTCGTATGGAATGAAATTGAAAAATGGATTAGAACAAATACAGAAGAATACGAAGAAGTTACTCTTATAGGATCAGGAGGGAATATTAATAAATTATTCAAAATGTCTGGTAAACAGCAAGAAAAGCCATTGTCATACATTTATGTGAACTCACAATATGCTTTCTTAAATTCCCTAACATATGATCAGAGAATTGCCGAATTAGGACTTAATCCCGATCGTGCCGATGTAATCATTCCAGCAACAAGAATCTATCTTAATGCTATGAAATGGAGTGGAGCAAGACAAATTTATGTTCCAAAAATTGGTCTTTCAGATGGTATTGTAAAAGCAATGTATTACGAAAAAATATAATTTTATATAAAATAAATAATTTATGAATAAAACAAGATTAGAGGCATTTAGTGATGGCGTCTTGGCAATTATAATTACCATAATGATTCTTGAAATAAAAGTGCCTGAGAAAGAAAGTTTTAGTGACTTAATGCCTCTAATTCCTAAGTTTTTAAGTTATGTTTTAAGTTTTATCTATGTTGGTATTTACTGGAACAATCATCATTATTTATTACATGGATTATCAAAAGTAAACGGAAAAATCCTTTGGGCTAATTTGCATTTACTTTTTTGGTTGTCGCTAATTCCTGTTTCTACAGGTTGGATGGGAGAACATAATTTTGCAAAAGCTTCAATGGCATTGTATGGAATTATCTTAATGCTTTGTGCCATTGCATATAACATACTTCAAAGATATATTATCTTGAATGAAGGAAAAGATGCTGCTTTAACTAAAGCATTAGGGAAAGATTTAAAAGGAAAAATTTCTATAGTTTTGTATTTTATCGGAATAGTTTCTTCTTTTTATAACGAATGGATATCAGGTTCATGCTATATAATAGTTGCTTTTTTATGGTTGATTCCTGATGTAAGAATCGAGAGAATTTTTAACACAATCGAAAAAGAATAGAGTCTTAAAGACTAATCAATAAGAAGGACTTTATTTATATAAAAATACAATGAAATCAATATTTCAATCTCTTCAAGTTTTACCTCTAAAGGAATTAGATAAATTAGATGGTTTAATCACTAAAAAGAAATTAAAAAAAGGAGATTTTTTAATTCAAGAATCACAAATTTCTCAAGAAATTGTTTTGATAAAATCGGGTGCCTTACGCTCATTTTATATCAATACCGAAGGAGAAGAGATTACAAATTGCATTACATTTCAAAATGAATTCATGGCTGCCTTTTCCAGTTTTATTACTCAAAAACCCACCGAAGAAAATATTCAAGCCTTATTTGATACTGAACTCGAAGTGATTAATCATGCTAATATAGAGCAACTTTATGAGAATAGTATTCATTGGCAAAAAGTAGGACGAATAGTAGCCGAAATGCAATATATGAATTTAGAAAAACGCATTTTATCTTTTCAGAAACTTACAGGAAAAGAGCGCTACGAAACATTATTTAAAAATCACCCTAATTATATTCAGTTAATTCCATTACAATATTTAGCTTCATTTTTAGGAGTTACTCCAAGGCATTTAAGCCGTATTCGCAAAGCAGTTTTATAGGACATTTGTCCAGTTACAAAGGAAAGTCTCATTATTATATTTGCCGAAAACAATAGATAATAATGAAAAAAAATATTTTAGTAATTGGAGGAACGGGATTAGTTGGTAAAGTTATTTTGCGTATCCTTCAAGAACGAAATCCTGACTTTAATTTGTTTGTCGGAAGTCGAAATTTAGGAAATTCTAGTAATGATTTAGTCATTGATGTAACAAGTCCTAATACTTTTAATTGCATCACAGATAACAAAATCGATTTGATTGTTATGTGTACAAAAGATAGTGATAACGTAATTTTACAGTTTGCAATCAAAAACGAATTGGATTATATTGATATCACAAAGCCAACGCCAGATTTAGCAATAGCATACGATTTAGCCAATACAAATGAGCAAAATATAAAAAATCATATTGTTTTTGGTTCAGGTTGGATGGGAGGCATTGTAGGTAGTTTAATTGATTTTGTTGAGCCAGAGAAGCATAAAATTCAAGAAGTAAATCTTTATATCTATTATTCAATAAAAGATTTAGCAGGCAAAAGTTCCGCTAATTTTTTGGCCGAAAATGTATGTAAGCCCTATATTGTTTATAATAATAACAAACCTCAAAAAGTAAAACATTTTCTAAACTCAGAAAAATTTAATTTTTCATTCGAAATAGGAAAACGACAAGTTTATAATCTTGATGTTCCGGAGTTGTTTATTTTGAATCAGATAGAAAAGATACCGACAGTTTCAGTCAAGATGACGTATAATTCTAAATTCGTTACCCGTTTAATGGGATATTTTCAGTCACTTAAGATTTTTAATATAATGTCTTTAAGAGAAAGAAAGTTGTTGTTTGGAGGAAGCGGAAATGGAGATCAAACTATTTTTGAAATTGTTGTTAAAACTCAAAATAAGACCAAAAAAATAAGTTTGCAAAGCGTAAAAGGCCAAGCTGAATTAACTGCATTTTCAACAGTTTTGCATATCGAAAAGATGTTGAATGATTCTTTGGTTGGTGGAATTTATTTTGGTCATCAAATACATACTTCAAAAGAAATTTTCGAAGCATTACATAATTATAACTCTATTAATCTTAAATTAAGTTAATTGAACATGAAAAATATTCTTATAATCAACGGGCACCCTAATCCTTCAAGTTTTAATTTTGCTTTAGCAGAAGCTTATAAAAAAGGAGCTTTAGAGACCGATGCAAAAGTTGAAACAATTACAATTGCAGATTTAGAGTTTAACCCTAATTTGCAATTTGGTTATCAAAAAAGAACCGAATTAGAACCTGATTTATTAGAATCTTGGGAAAAAATAAAAAGAGCAGATCATCTGGTTTGGATTCACCCCGTTTGGTGGGGAGGTTTACCAGCAATTACAAAAGGATTTATTGATCGACTTTTTTTACCTGGAATGGCTTTTCAATATCGTGAAAACTCAATTTGGTGGGATAAATTATTAAAAGGTAAAACAGCTCACATTATTACAACTTTAGATCAGCCAGGATGGTATTACAGATTGTTTTTTGGAAGACCAAGTGTTAATCAATTGAAGAAATCTACTTTAGAGTTTTGTGGTGTAAAGCCAGTTAAAGTTAGTTATATTGGAGTTATTAAAACATCAAATAGTAATCAAAAAGATAAGTGGCTGAATAAAGTTTATAATTTTGGATTGAAAAATAGATAAAGATTAACCCGTTGTGTGTAATACGTCAAGTGGTATTTAATACATATTCCCGCTAGCTATCAGGATTATGTGTTGAAATGATTACACCCAACGGGTTTGAATTTTATCACAATACCAAGAAATAAAAGTTTTATTTGGATTGTGATAAAAAAAAATTTAGGATAATTTGAATTATTGAGAGGTATTAATAAGGTAAAACTTTTCTCTGTTTTATTTCTTCTAATAGTTCTGCCATTGCTAAGTAAAAAGCGCTACTACCACAAATGACACCAACGACTCCTGCAATGGTTGCAATTGATTTAATTCCTGTCCATTTTTCGATAGCTAATAAAAAGAATAAAATAGTTAAAGAAAGAAAAACAAAACGTAGTACTCTACTTGTTCCCCATGTTCCATACCACATAAAACCAGTGAATAATCCCCAGAGGGCTAAATAACATGCTAAAAAGGAGTCAGGAGTAGCACTTGCTAATGTAATTCCAGTATTTGGTAGCATCCATATAGCTACTAATGTGAGCCAGAAAAAACCATAAGAAGTGAATGCAGTTGCTGCAAAAATATTTCCTTTTTTAAAAGAAATAAGCCCAGCAATTACTTGAGCTATTCCTCCATAAAAAAGTCCCATTGCTATAATTACAGCGCTAATAGGGAAAAAACCCATATTATGGATATTTAGTAAAATCGTGGTCATTCCGAAGCCTAATAATCCTAAAGGACCTGGGTTTGCAAATTGTTTTTCCATTTTTTTTAATTTAAAAAAGATTACTAATCTTTCAAAAATATAAAAAATAGATTACAGGGCAATTATTTTATGTAAGAATATTTGTTTTTTTTAATTGGATGTAAATTTTAAACAAAATATTTAAGTATGTAAATCCAATCCAAAAGTAGTTCTTAAAAGCTCTATGTTTGGATTTATTTCTAATAAACGATTGTAGCGATCTTGATCGTTAAGACTTTTTTTGAATTCAAAACTTTCATTTACAATAACATTAATAGTGACGTCGTGATTATGTAAATGCCCTCTTAAGTGTCCTAATAAACCATTCATCTCTTTTTCAAAATCTAGCTTAGAACCTTCATTAGGTAGTTCTATAGAGATGATTGTTCCGTTTAAAACAGGATCATTTATAAGCAATAGTGATTCCATTATTTTAAAACCTTTCTCTCCTAAACGTTGTGCGTATTTATTCCATTGCAACAACATTTCGGTTTCTGTAAACTCCTCAGTAGGTAAATGAGTTGTTGGTTTTACATATGATTTGTTGCTTTCCTCTAATTCTTTTTTCTTACGAATGCTTGATAATGAAAATACAGAAACACCAGGTTTTACAGTATTTGCAGCTACAGGTTTAGCTTCAGCTACTTTTTCGGGAGCTTGAGTTTCAGACTTTACAGGGTCTGGAGTTGAATTTTGGGTTGCAACAGTTTCTGCTTTCTTCTCGGCAGGAGCCTTAAGTTCTGTGATTGAGAAAGTAGGATTTCTATAATAAGTAGGCGGAATTATGTATTGGTTAACTTTTTTTTTTCTCCATCATAATTGATAGAGGCTAATTGCATTAAACAAAGTTCGACCAATAAGCGTTGATTCTGACTCAGTTTGTATTTTAAATCACAATCATTAGCGATTTCGATTCCTTTTAAAAGAAATTCTTGACTCGTTTTTTGAGATTGCGACGCATACATTTGTTGTGCTTGTTCACCAACTTCAAGAAGAGCTATAGTAGCAGGAGTTTTGCTAACTAATAAATCTCTAAAGTGAGATGCTAGTCCAGCAATAAAATGATGACCGTCAAAACCTTTGGCTAAGATGTCATTGTAAGCAACTAATAATTCAGGAATTTTATTTTCAAGTATAAAATCAGTAATAGCAATATAAGTTTCGTAATCTAAAACGTTTAGGTTTTCGGTAACTGCCTGACGTGTTAAATTAGTACCGCAATAAGAAACAACTCGGTCAAAAATAGACAAAGCGTCACGCATTGCTCCATCAGCCTTTTGTGCAATAATGTGTAGTGCATCGTCTTCATAAACGACACCTTGACTAGTTGCAACTTCAGCTAGGTGCTCTTTTGCATCTTTTACTGTGATTCTTTTGAAGTCAAAAATTTGACAACGAGATAAAATCGTTGGAATGATTTTATGCTTCTCGGTTGTTGCTAATATAAAGATGGCATGTTTAGGCGGTTCTTCTAATGTTTTCAAAAAAGCATTAAAAGCGGCCGAAGATAACATGTGCACCTCGTCAATAATATAAACTTTGTATTGTCCTGTTTGTGGAGGGATTCTAACTTGATCAATCAAACTACGAATATCATCAACAGAGTTGTTTGAAGCAGCATCTAATTCAAAAACGTTAAATGCAAAATCTTCATTTGGATCATCATAACCAGGCTGATTTATTTTTCGAGCAAGAATACGTGCACAAGTTGTTTTACCAACTCCACGCGGTCCAGTAAATAATAAAGCCGAAGCTAGGTGATTACTTTCTATGGCATTTAGTAAAGTGTTGGTAATGGCTTTTTGTCCCACAACATCTTTAAATGTCTGTGGGCGATATTTACGAGCCGATACTACAAATTGTTCCATAGATTGTTTATTGGATAGCAAAGATAGATTATAATTTAAAGATTTAAAAATTTAAATTTTGAAAGATTTACAGTGTTTTTATAGCCACTGATTTTTAAAGAATTACTAATTAATACTATCTCTTTATTTTTATCTTGTTGTTATATTTCGCTAATTTATGATTCACTTTTAGAAAGTTAATTTGTAATGGAAAAATGAATTATTTTAGCTAGATATTAAGCCATTCTTTATTGTTTAAGCAGTATAAAATGATTTAATCTTGTTATTTAGAAGAATTGTTTAATCGTGATTTTATAAAATTGAATAACATGAAGAATAATAAAAAAGAGTTATCACCAGAACAAAGTTCAGAACTACTTAAGATATTGAAAGCTCGTTTTGAGAAAAATAAGAATCGTCATGAAGCCATTGATTGGGTTAAAGTACAAACAAAACTAGAAGCAAGTCCCGAAAAATTATGGGTGCTCAATGAAATGGAAATAACAGAGGGCGAACCAGATGTTGTAGGTTTTGATACTGTGACCAATGAATATATTTTTTACGATTGTTCAGCCGAAAGTCCAAAAGGACGCAGAAGTATTTGTTACGATCATGAAGCACTAGAAAAAAGAAAAGAGAACAAACCAAAAGATAGCGCTGTGAATATAGCGGCTAATATGGGAATTGAGATTTTGAATGAAACCGAATATCGCCAGTTACAGCAACTTGGAAACTTTGATGCTAAAACATCGAGTTGGATTGTAACACCTGCTAATATAAGAAAACTAGGAGGCGCTCTCTTTTCGGATTTTCGCTATGATACTGTTTTTGTATATCATAACGGGGCAGATTCTTATTATGCTGCCAGAGGATTTAGAGGATCTTTAAGAGTTTAGGTTTTTCTCTCAATCCTCTCATATTATTAGAAGGAAGTGTCTCACAAAGTGATTCGAAATAGTTTAAGGAGCATCTTTATGAGATTTCTCATTCTTCGAAATGACAAAATTGAGAGGGGAAAAGTATCATTGTAATTGCCATAAACAGTCATAATCTTGTCACACTGACGAAGGAAGTGTCTCATAAAATGACTCGCTTTTTTTTTGATAATATTTTCTTTATTTTGTATTATTTTTCTGTAAATTGCAGCATTCAAAAATTTTCACTTCTAAAATAGAAGGAGAATATAATTATCTTTGTTTCATAATAATAATCGCTCAATGAAGAATTCTATTGCTTACCTGCCACAAAAGAAACAAAGAGATCTCGTTCGTTTTGTAGAAGAAATAACAAAAAGACTTCCGAAAACTCAGATGATTATTCTTTACGGAAGTTATGCAAGAAACGAATATGTAAATCATGATGAAAAAGTAGAATTTGGTATTCCTACTTCATTCAGAAGTGATTATGATATTCTCGTAGTAACAGATAGTGTAACAGATCAACGTGCAAGCCGAATGCTTGATGCGATTGATAATATGTATTATCGGGATCCAGATTTGCAAACTCCAGTTGAGTTTATTCATGAAAACATCAAGCGATTAAATGAATATATCGATGCAGGGAGATATTTTTATACTCAAATAAAAGAAGAAGGAATTTTACTTTATAACAGTGAGAAATTTACTCTTGCCGAACAACGCCCGCTTCGTTTTGATGAAATAAAAGAGCAGGCAGAAGAATATTTTAAAGATAAATTTGAAAAAGCAAATTTCTTTTTTGAAGATGCAATATTAAACTATGAAAAAGAACGCTATCAAATGGCTTCTTTTTATTTGCATCAAGCTTGCGAAAACAGTTTTCAGACAATTCGATTGGTACATACGTTAACAAACCCAAAGCAACATAATTTGGAAAAATTGTTTTCTTTCACAAGAAAATATTCAACAGATTTACCTTCTGTTTTTCCCAATGATAATCCCGAAGAAAAACGATTATTCGAACTCCTGAAAAGTGCTTATATCGAGGCTCGTTATAATCCTAAGTTCATCGTAACCAAAGAAGATATCGATGCATTGTTGCCTAAAGTAAAACGTTTGTTAGAAATAACAAAGCGAATATGTGAAGCTAAAATCGCCGAATACGCAAAACAGGTATAATCTTATAACGCTGACAAAGGAAGTGCCTTATGAAGAGATTCGATTCAGTTTGACGGTTAATTAACACGTAGGGTTTATTCTCAATCCGCAAAGACCTAACAGGTTTTAAAAACCTGTTAGGTCTGATAAAGTGATTCGATATAGCTTGGGGGGGCTTGATGAGATTTACTTCGTCTATTCGCTAAGGCTCGGGTCTCGTTCCTCGAAATGACAAGAATCCGCTTAATCCGCATTCCATCAACCCAATCTTGTCACACTGACGAAGGAAGTGTCTCATAAAATGACTCGCTTTTTTTTTGATAATATTTTCTTTATTTTGTATTATTTTTCTGTAAATTGCAGCATTCAAAAATTTTCACTTCTAAAATAGAAGGAGAATATAATTATCTTTGTTTCATAATAATAATCGCTCAATGAAGAATTCTATTGCTTACCTGCCACAAAAGAAACAAAGAGATCTCGTTCGTTTTGTAGAAGAAATAACAAAAAGACTTCCGAAAACTCAGATGATTATTCTCTACGGAAGTTATGCAAGAAACGAATATGTTAATCATGATGAAAAAGTAGAATTTGGTATTCCTACTTCATTCAGAAGTGATTATGATATTCTCGTAGTAACAGATGGTGTAACAGATCAACGTGCAAGCCGAATGCTTGATGCGATTGATAATATGTATTATCGGGACCCAGATTTGCAAACTCCAGTTGAGTTTATTCATGAAAACATCAAGCGATTAAATGAATATATCGATGCAGGCAGGTATTTTTATACCGAAATTAAAGAAGAAGGAATTTTACTTTACGATAGCGGAAAATTTACTCTTGCAGAACAACGCCCGCTTCGTTTTGATGAAATAAAAGAACAGGCAGAAGAATATTTTAAAGATAAATTTAGCAGAGCCAATAGTTTTATGAGAAGTTCTATGCATGGTTATAATGATAAAGATTTTAGAATAGTTTCTTTTTATCTTCATCAAGCTTGCGAAAATAGTTTTCAGACAATTCGATTGGTACATACATTAACAAATCCGAAGCAACATAATTTGGAAAAATTATTTTCTTTCACAAGAAAATATTCAACAGATTTACCTTCTATTTTTCCCAATGATAATCCCGAAGAAAAACGATTATTCGAACTCCTGAAAAGTGCTTATATCGAGGCTCGTTATAATCCTAAGTTCATCGTAACCAAAGAAGATATCGATGCATTGTTGCCTAAAGTAAAACGTTTGTTAGAAATAACAAAGCGAATATGTGAAGCTCAAATCGCCGAATACGCAAAACAGGTGCAATCTTAGAATACTGACGTAGGAAGTGTTACATAAGTAGCTCAGCAAATTACTTCCCCAATCTTGTCACACTGACGCAGGAAGTGTCTCATAAAGAGATTCGATATAGTTTGGCGTTAGTTAGTACGTTGAATTTATTCTCAATCCGCAAAGACCTAACAGGTTTTTAAAACCTGTTAGGTCTGATAAAGATACTCGATTCAGTTTGAGGAGTTACTTGTTGAGATTACTTCGTCTATTCGCTATCGGCTCGGGTCTTCGTTCCTCAGGAAGAAAATATTGCAAAGAAAAATGCATAATTGAATCACTATCATTTTATGAAAACGATTGCCCTAGCCCTGATGGGAGCGGCATCCTTTTTCTGTTCGCCTCAACGAACAGAAAAAGATACAGCGGACAGCAGGAATAGCTCCTGAAAATTATCGTCCTCTTATGCTCAAGTCACTTAATATTTTGGCTGTTTCGGAATCTGTATCTGCTGAAAAACCAGCTACGTAAACTCCTTTTTTGCCCGATGTGGATTTTATTCCATAAACCACTGCTTCGTCTCCAGGATCGGAGTTGCCTTCGTATCGATACACATGTACGATTTCAAATTTTTCAGGATTTTTTTTAATTACATCTTCATTTAGATTAAAATCATATGTAAATCCTTTCTCGTTTAATTGAT
The nucleotide sequence above comes from Flavobacterium branchiarum. Encoded proteins:
- a CDS encoding NAD(P)H-dependent oxidoreductase, with product MKNILIINGHPNPSSFNFALAEAYKKGALETDAKVETITIADLEFNPNLQFGYQKRTELEPDLLESWEKIKRADHLVWIHPVWWGGLPAITKGFIDRLFLPGMAFQYRENSIWWDKLLKGKTAHIITTLDQPGWYYRLFFGRPSVNQLKKSTLEFCGVKPVKVSYIGVIKTSNSNQKDKWLNKVYNFGLKNR
- a CDS encoding Crp/Fnr family transcriptional regulator, giving the protein MKSIFQSLQVLPLKELDKLDGLITKKKLKKGDFLIQESQISQEIVLIKSGALRSFYINTEGEEITNCITFQNEFMAAFSSFITQKPTEENIQALFDTELEVINHANIEQLYENSIHWQKVGRIVAEMQYMNLEKRILSFQKLTGKERYETLFKNHPNYIQLIPLQYLASFLGVTPRHLSRIRKAVL
- a CDS encoding HEPN domain-containing protein; this translates as MKNSIAYLPQKKQRDLVRFVEEITKRLPKTQMIILYGSYARNEYVNHDEKVEFGIPTSFRSDYDILVVTDGVTDQRASRMLDAIDNMYYRDPDLQTPVEFIHENIKRLNEYIDAGRYFYTEIKEEGILLYDSGKFTLAEQRPLRFDEIKEQAEEYFKDKFSRANSFMRSSMHGYNDKDFRIVSFYLHQACENSFQTIRLVHTLTNPKQHNLEKLFSFTRKYSTDLPSIFPNDNPEEKRLFELLKSAYIEARYNPKFIVTKEDIDALLPKVKRLLEITKRICEAQIAEYAKQVQS
- a CDS encoding acetate uptake transporter, producing the protein MEKQFANPGPLGLLGFGMTTILLNIHNMGFFPISAVIIAMGLFYGGIAQVIAGLISFKKGNIFAATAFTSYGFFWLTLVAIWMLPNTGITLASATPDSFLACYLALWGLFTGFMWYGTWGTSRVLRFVFLSLTILFFLLAIEKWTGIKSIATIAGVVGVICGSSAFYLAMAELLEEIKQRKVLPY
- a CDS encoding TMEM175 family protein; amino-acid sequence: MNKTRLEAFSDGVLAIIITIMILEIKVPEKESFSDLMPLIPKFLSYVLSFIYVGIYWNNHHYLLHGLSKVNGKILWANLHLLFWLSLIPVSTGWMGEHNFAKASMALYGIILMLCAIAYNILQRYIILNEGKDAALTKALGKDLKGKISIVLYFIGIVSSFYNEWISGSCYIIVAFLWLIPDVRIERIFNTIEKE
- a CDS encoding DNA polymerase III, with the translated sequence MESLLLINDPVLNGTIISIELPNEGSKLDFEKEMNGLLGHLRGHLHNHDVTINVIVNESFEFKKSLNDQDRYNRLLEINPNIELLRTTFGLDLHT
- a CDS encoding DUF4256 domain-containing protein yields the protein MKNNKKELSPEQSSELLKILKARFEKNKNRHEAIDWVKVQTKLEASPEKLWVLNEMEITEGEPDVVGFDTVTNEYIFYDCSAESPKGRRSICYDHEALEKRKENKPKDSAVNIAANMGIEILNETEYRQLQQLGNFDAKTSSWIVTPANIRKLGGALFSDFRYDTVFVYHNGADSYYAARGFRGSLRV
- a CDS encoding saccharopine dehydrogenase, whose amino-acid sequence is MKKNILVIGGTGLVGKVILRILQERNPDFNLFVGSRNLGNSSNDLVIDVTSPNTFNCITDNKIDLIVMCTKDSDNVILQFAIKNELDYIDITKPTPDLAIAYDLANTNEQNIKNHIVFGSGWMGGIVGSLIDFVEPEKHKIQEVNLYIYYSIKDLAGKSSANFLAENVCKPYIVYNNNKPQKVKHFLNSEKFNFSFEIGKRQVYNLDVPELFILNQIEKIPTVSVKMTYNSKFVTRLMGYFQSLKIFNIMSLRERKLLFGGSGNGDQTIFEIVVKTQNKTKKISLQSVKGQAELTAFSTVLHIEKMLNDSLVGGIYFGHQIHTSKEIFEALHNYNSINLKLS
- a CDS encoding HEPN domain-containing protein, whose translation is MKNSIAYLPQKKQRDLVRFVEEITKRLPKTQMIILYGSYARNEYVNHDEKVEFGIPTSFRSDYDILVVTDSVTDQRASRMLDAIDNMYYRDPDLQTPVEFIHENIKRLNEYIDAGRYFYTQIKEEGILLYNSEKFTLAEQRPLRFDEIKEQAEEYFKDKFEKANFFFEDAILNYEKERYQMASFYLHQACENSFQTIRLVHTLTNPKQHNLEKLFSFTRKYSTDLPSVFPNDNPEEKRLFELLKSAYIEARYNPKFIVTKEDIDALLPKVKRLLEITKRICEAKIAEYAKQV
- the dnaX gene encoding DNA polymerase III subunit gamma/tau; the encoded protein is MEQFVVSARKYRPQTFKDVVGQKAITNTLLNAIESNHLASALLFTGPRGVGKTTCARILARKINQPGYDDPNEDFAFNVFELDAASNNSVDDIRSLIDQVRIPPQTGQYKVYIIDEVHMLSSAAFNAFLKTLEEPPKHAIFILATTEKHKIIPTILSRCQIFDFKRITVKDAKEHLAEVATSQGVVYEDDALHIIAQKADGAMRDALSIFDRVVSYCGTNLTRQAVTENLNVLDYETYIAITDFILENKIPELLVAYNDILAKGFDGHHFIAGLASHFRDLLVSKTPATIALLEVGEQAQQMYASQSQKTSQEFLLKGIEIANDCDLKYKLSQNQRLLVELCLMQLASINYDGEKKKLTNT
- a CDS encoding Ppx/GppA phosphatase family protein, coding for MIKIKKYGAIDIGSNAMRLLISNVVEQEGKEPQFNKSSLVRVPIRLGQDAFTVGEISQENIERMCDAMKAFNLLMKVHKVEHYRAFATSAMREAYNGKEVVEIIKKKADIKIEIIDGKKEAAIIASTDLHHLLKTDQTYLFVDVGGGSTEFTLFSNGKMVTSRSFKAGTVRLLNGMVCDVVWNEIEKWIRTNTEEYEEVTLIGSGGNINKLFKMSGKQQEKPLSYIYVNSQYAFLNSLTYDQRIAELGLNPDRADVIIPATRIYLNAMKWSGARQIYVPKIGLSDGIVKAMYYEKI